The Sphingomonas sp. KR3-1 genome contains a region encoding:
- the lptB gene encoding LPS export ABC transporter ATP-binding protein, translating to MTDAATLETPVADPAPLPDKGLAVVSIAKSYDKRVVLTDVSVSVGRGEVVGLLGPNGAGKTTCFYSVMGLVKPDSGRIMLDGEDITRLPMYRRAILGLGYLPQETSIFRGLSVEKNILAVLELAEPDKAARQRRLDELLEEFGLTRLRAAPAMALSGGERRRAEIARALAADPTIILLDEPFAGIDPLSISDIRDLIIQLKKRGIGVLITDHNVRETLDIVDRGYIIYDGRVLFAGSPGDLVRDENVRRLYLGESFEL from the coding sequence ATGACCGACGCCGCAACCCTCGAAACTCCCGTCGCCGATCCCGCGCCGCTGCCCGACAAGGGGCTGGCGGTCGTCTCGATCGCCAAGTCATACGACAAGCGCGTGGTGCTCACCGACGTGTCGGTCTCGGTCGGCCGCGGCGAGGTCGTCGGCCTGCTCGGCCCCAACGGCGCCGGCAAGACGACCTGCTTCTATTCGGTGATGGGGCTGGTGAAGCCCGACAGCGGCCGCATCATGCTCGATGGCGAGGACATCACCCGCCTGCCCATGTATCGCCGCGCGATCCTCGGCCTCGGCTATCTGCCCCAGGAGACCTCGATCTTCCGCGGCCTCTCGGTCGAGAAGAACATCCTGGCGGTGCTCGAGCTTGCCGAGCCGGACAAGGCCGCGCGACAGCGCCGGCTTGACGAGTTGCTCGAGGAATTCGGCCTCACCCGGCTGCGCGCCGCGCCCGCCATGGCGCTGTCCGGCGGCGAGCGCCGCCGCGCCGAGATCGCCCGCGCGCTCGCCGCCGACCCAACGATCATCCTGCTCGACGAGCCGTTCGCCGGCATCGATCCGCTGTCGATCTCCGATATTCGCGACCTGATCATCCAGCTCAAGAAGCGCGGCATCGGCGTGCTGATCACCGATCACAATGTCCGCGAGACGCTCGACATCGTCGATCGCGGCTACATCATCTATGACGGCCGCGTGCTCTTCGCCGGCTCGCCGGGCGATCTCGTCCGCGACGAGAATGTCCGCCGCCTCTATCTCGGCGAGAGCTTCGAGCTTTAA
- the rpoN gene encoding RNA polymerase factor sigma-54 has translation MSLAPRLDLRQSQSLVMTPQLQQAIKLLALSNLEIETFIAEELEKNPLLENNGTGGDERESGEPADASEPDPDFVERDGPADASELLAGGGEASGEAALDVDFAAETFHHDSGSDTLGARGGLDGSLGLTGASGAGAPEDGPDFDNFGSADLSLADHLMAQAGATIDGADLFIAAHLIDQIDETGYLTAPLLDIANRLNVALARVEAVLATIQTFDPTGVGARTLAECLALQAREADRYDPCMARLLDNLDLVARGDLPRLKRICDVDDEDLADMIRELRNYDPKPGCRYGGEPTLAVTPDIFVARRGAGWAVEINAATLPRLLVNRAYYAEVSSGPQDKASKAWLSDMLASANWLVKALDQRQRTIIKVASEIVKQQEAFFLKGVAHLKPMTLRQVAEAIEMHESTVSRVTSNKYLSCARGLFELKYFFTSAIQSSEGGDAVSAEAVKNAIRTLIQAEDPKKILSDDTLVELLNAKGFDIARRTVAKYREAMGIGSSVQRRRQKALEGVG, from the coding sequence ATGAGTCTCGCGCCTCGCCTCGATCTGCGCCAGTCGCAATCGCTGGTGATGACGCCGCAGCTGCAGCAGGCGATCAAGCTGCTGGCGCTGTCGAACCTCGAGATCGAGACCTTCATCGCCGAGGAGCTCGAGAAGAACCCGCTGCTCGAGAATAACGGCACCGGCGGCGACGAGCGCGAGAGCGGCGAACCCGCCGACGCCTCCGAGCCCGATCCCGACTTTGTCGAGCGCGACGGCCCGGCCGATGCCAGCGAACTGCTCGCCGGCGGCGGCGAGGCGAGCGGCGAAGCCGCGCTCGACGTCGATTTCGCTGCGGAGACCTTCCACCACGACAGCGGCAGCGACACGCTGGGCGCGCGCGGCGGGCTCGACGGCAGCCTCGGCCTGACCGGCGCGAGCGGCGCCGGCGCGCCCGAGGACGGCCCGGACTTCGACAATTTCGGCAGCGCCGACCTCAGCCTTGCCGATCACCTGATGGCGCAGGCCGGCGCCACCATCGACGGCGCCGACCTGTTCATCGCAGCGCATCTGATCGACCAGATCGACGAGACCGGCTATCTCACCGCGCCGCTGCTCGACATCGCCAACCGGCTCAATGTCGCGCTCGCTCGAGTCGAGGCCGTGCTGGCGACGATCCAGACCTTCGATCCCACCGGCGTCGGCGCGCGCACCCTGGCCGAGTGCCTCGCGCTCCAGGCCCGGGAAGCCGATCGCTACGATCCCTGCATGGCGCGGCTGCTCGACAATCTCGATCTCGTCGCGCGCGGCGACCTGCCCCGCCTCAAGCGCATCTGCGACGTCGATGACGAGGATCTGGCGGACATGATCCGCGAGCTCAGGAACTACGATCCCAAGCCCGGCTGCCGCTATGGCGGGGAACCGACGCTGGCAGTGACGCCCGACATCTTCGTCGCGCGGCGCGGCGCCGGCTGGGCGGTGGAGATCAACGCCGCCACCCTGCCCAGGCTGCTGGTCAACCGTGCCTATTATGCCGAGGTCTCGTCGGGCCCGCAGGACAAGGCGAGCAAGGCCTGGCTGTCGGACATGCTCGCCAGCGCCAACTGGCTGGTCAAGGCGCTCGACCAGCGCCAGCGCACGATCATCAAGGTCGCGTCCGAGATCGTGAAGCAGCAGGAAGCCTTCTTCCTCAAGGGCGTCGCCCATCTCAAGCCGATGACGCTGCGCCAGGTCGCCGAGGCGATCGAGATGCACGAATCGACGGTGAGCCGCGTCACCTCGAACAAATATCTCAGCTGCGCGCGCGGGCTGTTCGAGCTGAAGTATTTCTTCACCTCGGCGATCCAGTCGTCCGAAGGCGGCGATGCCGTCTCCGCCGAAGCCGTGAAGAACGCGATCCGCACGCTGATCCAGGCCGAGGATCCCAAGAAGATCCTCTCCGACGACACGCTGGTCGAGCTGCTCAACGCCAAGGGCTTCGACATCGCTCGCCGCACCGTCGCCAAATATCGCGAGGCGATGGGGATCGGCAGCTCGGTCCAGCGCCGCCGGCAAAAGGCGCTCGAGGGCGTCGGCTGA